One genomic segment of Hymenobacter psoromatis includes these proteins:
- a CDS encoding cold-shock protein encodes MPTGTVKFFNETKGFGFIKNDDTGQDIFVHVTDLVDAKSLQEKDKVQYEEAQGRKGPNAVKVSLL; translated from the coding sequence ATGCCGACCGGAACGGTAAAATTCTTCAATGAGACCAAAGGATTTGGTTTCATCAAAAACGACGATACTGGCCAAGACATCTTCGTTCACGTCACCGACCTCGTAGACGCTAAGTCGCTACAGGAGAAAGACAAGGTTCAGTACGAGGAAGCCCAGGGCCGCAAGGGTCCGAACGCTGTAAAAGTGTCGCTGCTCTAA
- a CDS encoding DEAD/DEAH box helicase, producing the protein MDTEQVEQTAPKAAEKAKVRFDELNLSPEVQRAITDMGYEEASPIQAAAIPALLAGKDVIGQAQTGTGKTAAFAIPAIEGVDGESRDVQVIVLCPTRELAVQVSGEIQKLGKYKKGLAVVPIYGGSSYDRQFRALERGVQIVIGTPGRVMDHIERGTLKLDKATKIILDEADEMLDMGFRDDIEFVLSKMPQDHQTVFFSATMSKPIMEMTKKYQRDPQVVKVNHQQMTVSNIEQSYFEVRGPQKKDVLTRILDMYSLKSTIIFANTKRMVDDIVSDLQAKGYFADGLHGDMSQAQRQNTLDKFRKNTLEILVATDVAARGIDVDDVEAVFNYDLPADEEYYVHRIGRTGRAGKSGRAFTFVSGRDIYKLRDIMRFTKADIKLEQVPSFADVSEVKTTLFLNQIKEVVEKGNLDKYIGRVQRLLDQSEEITSLDIAAALLKMTMKEDKRNEQSLDASREKGASRPGYTRLFISMGKKDRLHPRDVVDLIAENSNLPGNKVGDIALYDKFSFVEVPNEFAEDIVGQLGRSSIQGQPVTFSIATPVQDAAAKEEGLNRPERREGGFGGGDRREGGRPPYGSGNNRGGSYGDRREGGSSYGGGYKGGQSGQGGQGGQGGQGGGSSYGNRGGGSSYGGNREGGSSYQRGGYKGGQGGQSSQSGGGYKGKRESFDE; encoded by the coding sequence ATGGATACCGAACAAGTAGAACAAACGGCCCCCAAGGCGGCCGAAAAGGCCAAAGTGCGCTTCGACGAACTAAACCTCTCGCCCGAAGTACAGCGCGCCATCACCGACATGGGCTACGAGGAAGCCTCGCCCATTCAGGCGGCCGCTATTCCGGCGCTGCTCGCTGGCAAAGACGTTATTGGCCAGGCCCAGACGGGCACCGGCAAGACGGCCGCCTTCGCCATTCCGGCCATTGAGGGCGTAGACGGCGAGAGCCGCGACGTGCAGGTTATCGTGCTCTGCCCTACCCGCGAGCTAGCGGTGCAGGTGTCGGGCGAAATCCAGAAGCTGGGCAAGTACAAGAAAGGTCTGGCCGTAGTCCCCATTTACGGGGGTAGCAGCTACGACCGGCAGTTCCGCGCCCTGGAGCGCGGCGTGCAAATCGTGATTGGCACACCCGGCCGCGTCATGGACCATATCGAGCGCGGCACGCTGAAGCTCGACAAGGCTACCAAAATCATTTTGGACGAAGCCGACGAGATGCTCGACATGGGCTTTCGGGATGATATCGAGTTCGTGCTCAGCAAGATGCCGCAAGACCACCAGACGGTATTCTTCTCGGCCACGATGAGCAAACCGATTATGGAGATGACCAAGAAGTACCAGCGCGACCCGCAGGTAGTGAAGGTCAACCACCAGCAGATGACGGTCTCGAACATCGAGCAAAGCTACTTTGAGGTGCGCGGCCCGCAGAAGAAGGACGTGCTCACGCGCATCCTCGATATGTATAGCCTCAAGTCAACCATTATTTTCGCTAATACGAAGCGCATGGTGGATGATATCGTGTCGGACCTGCAAGCCAAGGGCTATTTCGCCGACGGCCTGCACGGCGACATGAGCCAGGCCCAGCGCCAGAACACGCTCGACAAGTTTCGTAAGAACACCTTGGAAATCCTGGTAGCCACCGACGTAGCCGCCCGCGGCATCGACGTGGACGACGTGGAGGCCGTGTTTAACTACGACCTGCCCGCTGACGAGGAGTATTATGTGCACCGCATCGGCCGCACGGGCCGCGCCGGTAAGAGTGGCCGCGCCTTCACTTTCGTGAGTGGCCGCGATATTTATAAGCTGCGCGACATCATGCGCTTCACTAAGGCCGATATCAAGCTGGAGCAAGTGCCCTCGTTTGCCGACGTGTCGGAAGTGAAGACGACCCTCTTCCTCAACCAGATAAAGGAGGTAGTGGAAAAAGGTAACCTGGATAAATACATTGGCCGCGTGCAGCGCCTGCTCGACCAGAGCGAGGAAATTACTTCGCTTGACATCGCGGCGGCCCTGCTCAAAATGACGATGAAAGAGGACAAGCGCAACGAGCAAAGCCTCGATGCCAGCCGTGAAAAAGGAGCCTCGCGCCCCGGCTACACGCGCCTCTTCATCAGCATGGGCAAAAAGGACCGCCTGCACCCCCGCGACGTAGTGGACTTGATTGCCGAAAACTCCAACCTGCCCGGCAATAAAGTTGGCGATATCGCCCTCTACGACAAGTTCAGCTTCGTGGAAGTGCCCAACGAATTTGCGGAGGACATCGTAGGCCAGCTTGGTCGCAGTAGTATTCAGGGTCAGCCCGTTACGTTCAGTATCGCTACCCCGGTGCAAGATGCGGCGGCCAAAGAAGAGGGCCTGAACCGCCCTGAGCGTCGCGAAGGCGGCTTCGGCGGCGGCGACCGCCGCGAAGGTGGCCGCCCGCCCTACGGCAGCGGTAACAACCGGGGCGGTAGTTACGGCGACCGCCGCGAAGGCGGCAGCAGCTACGGCGGCGGCTATAAAGGTGGCCAGAGCGGCCAGGGCGGCCAGGGTGGCCAGGGTGGCCAGGGTGGCGGCAGCAGCTACGGCAACCGCGGCGGGGGTAGCAGCTACGGCGGCAACCGCGAAGGCGGCAGCAGCTACCAGCGCGGCGGCTACAAAGGCGGCCAGGGCGGTCAAAGCAGCCAAAGCGGCGGCGGCTACAAGGGCAAGCGCGAGAGCTTCGACGAATAG
- a CDS encoding NAD(P)/FAD-dependent oxidoreductase — protein MPTLPLVAAPPLPVVVLGGGAAGFFGAIACAEANPRQPVFLLEKSLKLLGKVRISGGGRCNVTHACESAAQLVQHYPRGGRQLKEAFRQFGVADTVAWFAKRGVGLKTEADGRMFPTTDSSETIARALEDAARRAGVWVLTRTAAEEITALPDGGFTLKISGESSAALGSELRVARVLVATGGSPKSGSYDWLRALGHTIAEPVPSLFTFNVPASPLRELPGVSVPHARVVLAGEKLQYEGPLLVTHWGVSGPAVLKLSAWGARRLHELGYHGTALINWVPTHTDETLRPWAQTFRLDNGKKQVAAHPQFGLPTRLWRTLATEAGIGPELRWNEVPAKAQSRLLELLLRTPLQVQGKTTHKDEFVTCGGIPLSEVNLATMESRRVPGLYFAGEVLDIDGITGGFNFQAAWTTGFLAGRAMAVAVPIPLLAG, from the coding sequence ATGCCTACGCTTCCTTTAGTTGCTGCGCCACCGCTACCAGTAGTTGTGCTGGGCGGTGGCGCAGCGGGCTTTTTCGGGGCTATTGCCTGCGCCGAAGCCAACCCGCGCCAGCCGGTTTTTTTACTGGAGAAAAGCCTGAAACTGTTAGGCAAGGTGCGCATCTCAGGCGGTGGGCGCTGCAACGTAACCCACGCCTGCGAATCGGCGGCGCAGCTGGTGCAGCACTACCCCCGCGGCGGCCGGCAGCTCAAGGAAGCCTTCCGGCAGTTTGGTGTGGCCGATACGGTGGCGTGGTTCGCCAAGCGGGGGGTAGGGCTCAAGACGGAGGCCGATGGCCGTATGTTTCCGACCACCGACAGCAGCGAAACCATTGCGCGGGCGCTCGAAGACGCGGCTCGCCGCGCCGGCGTCTGGGTACTCACCCGCACTGCCGCCGAGGAGATAACGGCCCTGCCGGACGGCGGCTTCACCCTGAAAATCAGCGGGGAAAGTAGCGCGGCCCTAGGCTCTGAGCTGCGGGTGGCGCGGGTGCTAGTGGCCACGGGCGGCAGCCCCAAATCAGGGTCCTACGACTGGCTGCGTGCCTTGGGCCATACCATTGCCGAGCCGGTACCTTCGCTATTTACGTTCAACGTGCCGGCCTCGCCGCTGCGCGAGCTGCCGGGCGTGAGCGTGCCCCACGCGCGGGTGGTGCTGGCCGGCGAAAAGCTGCAATACGAAGGCCCGCTACTCGTGACGCATTGGGGCGTGAGCGGCCCGGCCGTGCTCAAGCTCTCGGCCTGGGGGGCGCGCCGCCTGCACGAGCTGGGCTACCACGGTACGGCGCTCATCAACTGGGTGCCCACCCACACCGACGAAACGCTCCGCCCCTGGGCGCAGACTTTCCGCCTCGATAACGGCAAGAAGCAGGTGGCCGCGCACCCGCAATTTGGCCTCCCTACCCGCCTCTGGCGCACGCTGGCGACCGAAGCCGGCATTGGCCCCGAGTTGCGGTGGAACGAGGTGCCCGCCAAAGCCCAGAGCCGCCTACTAGAGCTACTGCTACGCACACCCTTGCAGGTGCAGGGCAAGACTACCCACAAGGACGAATTTGTAACCTGCGGCGGCATCCCGCTCAGCGAAGTAAATCTGGCTACAATGGAAAGCCGCCGCGTGCCAGGACTTTATTTTGCCGGCGAGGTACTTGATATTGATGGTATTACGGGCGGCTTTAATTTTCAAGCGGCCTGGACGACGGGCTTCCTGGCGGGGCGCGCAATGGCGGTGGCCGTCCCTATCCCCCTCTTGGCTGGGTAG
- a CDS encoding DUF1571 domain-containing protein has protein sequence MNSFRLINILAGLKLMSSFFSTARLLNFHPLVLNKFLTLLVGSFKNSCVMPSLRYWLIGSLFLASGVGHARLVPPVEPLTTQQLKARLNAAIESLKTLRCVIAGDERIGTKHVLGTTAVKLTSSPLRVYLKTQKAIEVLYVAGQNDGDAWVNPAAFPYFTLSLNPNGSLMRKGQHYTVLQVGYDTIGKLLAMDSHSDATYTHTFRYAGDSVLQGQPCYVMRSDYPQFRYVAYRVGRGETITSIADRFGCGEYRILERNNLAVDATLKEGQVLQVPNAYGSRVILVINAKTYLPTSVTVYDERGIFEKYTFLNVVANQPIPATEFARNFPGYNL, from the coding sequence TTGAATAGTTTCCGCCTCATAAATATTTTAGCAGGATTGAAATTGATGAGTTCCTTCTTTTCGACAGCGCGGCTGCTCAATTTCCATCCATTAGTCTTAAATAAATTTCTGACTTTACTAGTTGGTAGCTTTAAGAACTCATGCGTGATGCCTTCGCTTCGCTATTGGCTGATTGGCTCTCTTTTTTTAGCGAGTGGTGTTGGCCACGCGCGACTAGTGCCGCCAGTCGAGCCGCTCACTACCCAACAGCTGAAAGCCCGACTGAATGCCGCCATCGAATCGCTGAAAACGTTGCGCTGCGTGATAGCTGGCGATGAGCGCATTGGTACGAAGCATGTGCTGGGTACAACGGCGGTAAAATTGACCAGCAGCCCTTTACGAGTATATCTTAAAACGCAGAAAGCGATAGAGGTTCTCTATGTAGCAGGGCAGAATGACGGGGATGCCTGGGTAAACCCGGCTGCTTTTCCCTATTTCACCCTCAGTCTCAATCCCAATGGCTCGCTGATGCGCAAGGGGCAACATTACACAGTATTGCAAGTTGGCTACGACACGATTGGCAAACTGCTGGCAATGGATAGCCATTCGGATGCGACGTATACCCACACGTTTCGCTACGCGGGCGATAGCGTACTGCAAGGACAGCCCTGTTACGTAATGCGCTCCGATTATCCGCAGTTTCGGTACGTGGCTTACCGAGTAGGGCGCGGTGAAACAATTACCTCTATTGCAGACCGTTTCGGCTGCGGCGAATATCGCATCTTAGAACGCAATAATCTCGCTGTGGATGCTACATTGAAAGAGGGTCAGGTTTTGCAGGTTCCTAATGCCTACGGCAGCCGGGTTATTTTAGTAATCAATGCAAAAACCTACCTGCCAACCTCCGTTACGGTATACGATGAACGAGGTATTTTTGAAAAATACACGTTTCTAAACGTAGTAGCTAATCAGCCTATTCCGGCAACGGAGTTTGCCAGGAATTTTCCCGGCTATAACCTCTGA
- a CDS encoding SDR family oxidoreductase: MLRDNALAGKTIIVTGGGTGLGRAMTTYFLQLGANVTITSRKLAVLEQTAAELQQSTGGRILALACDVRKYEEVEAMLARTYEEFGRVDVLLNNAAGNFISPTERLSHKAFDVIVDIVLKGSYNCTLAVGKRWIADQQPGTILNIVTTYASVGSAFVVPSAAAKAGVLALTRSLAVEWAKYGIRSNAIAPGPFPTEGAWSRLFPEPLASQLDPAASVPLKRVGQHQELANLAAYLVSDFSAYVNGEVVTIDGGEWLNGAGEFNKLQALSPDMWDQIEKTMRR, from the coding sequence ATGCTTCGAGATAATGCCTTGGCGGGCAAAACGATTATTGTGACCGGCGGCGGCACCGGCCTGGGCCGGGCCATGACCACATATTTCCTGCAATTAGGGGCTAATGTGACTATTACCAGCCGCAAACTCGCTGTACTGGAGCAAACGGCGGCCGAATTGCAACAATCGACGGGTGGACGAATCCTGGCCCTGGCCTGCGACGTGCGGAAGTATGAGGAAGTGGAGGCCATGCTGGCGCGCACCTACGAGGAATTTGGCCGCGTAGATGTATTGCTAAATAACGCGGCAGGTAATTTTATCAGCCCTACCGAGCGCCTGAGCCACAAAGCCTTCGACGTGATAGTGGATATTGTGCTGAAAGGCAGCTATAACTGCACGCTAGCCGTGGGCAAGCGCTGGATTGCCGACCAGCAGCCCGGCACCATCCTCAATATTGTAACTACCTACGCCTCTGTGGGCTCAGCCTTCGTGGTGCCTTCGGCGGCGGCCAAGGCGGGCGTGCTAGCCCTCACCCGTTCGCTGGCCGTAGAGTGGGCCAAGTATGGTATCCGCTCCAATGCTATCGCGCCCGGCCCGTTTCCGACCGAAGGAGCGTGGAGCCGCTTATTTCCCGAGCCGCTGGCCAGTCAGCTCGACCCCGCCGCCAGCGTCCCACTTAAGCGGGTAGGGCAGCATCAGGAACTAGCTAATCTGGCCGCCTACCTCGTGTCTGACTTTTCGGCCTACGTCAACGGAGAAGTCGTCACCATCGATGGCGGCGAATGGCTCAACGGGGCCGGCGAGTTTAATAAGTTGCAAGCCCTGTCTCCCGACATGTGGGACCAAATCGAAAAAACCATGCGCCGCTAA
- a CDS encoding NAD(P)-binding domain-containing protein, with protein MSITPNISLAAGASTVAVVGCGWLGMPLAMNLLTQGCRVLGTTTTPEQLPVLAAAGIEPRLLQLGSDFSSAEEQSFTEWLRQADTLVINIPPRAAVAGGYPQLLRPLHRAVAAARTRSVLFVSTSGVYPDEPRLMRETDAVSTRDAASDVLRTEGHFVPRYGQWQSTVVRLGGLFGPGRPPGRFLAGRRNLPQGDAPTNLLHLTDAVGVLSTIISQNIWGHTLNVCAQSHPLRRDFYPAAAISLELESPTFLPENQGGKLIDSSRLRGLVPYPFVHDDVLAALPYC; from the coding sequence ATGTCCATTACCCCCAATATAAGTTTAGCTGCCGGAGCATCGACGGTAGCCGTGGTAGGATGTGGCTGGTTGGGAATGCCATTGGCAATGAATCTTTTAACGCAGGGCTGCCGGGTGCTGGGTACTACTACTACCCCCGAGCAGCTACCAGTGCTGGCGGCCGCGGGCATCGAGCCCCGGCTGTTGCAACTGGGTAGCGACTTTAGCTCGGCCGAGGAGCAAAGCTTCACCGAATGGCTGCGCCAGGCCGATACGTTGGTTATTAATATTCCGCCGCGGGCGGCCGTGGCGGGCGGCTACCCGCAACTACTACGCCCGCTACACCGGGCCGTGGCGGCGGCTCGCACCCGGTCGGTGCTGTTCGTTTCTACCAGCGGCGTATACCCAGACGAGCCCCGGCTGATGCGCGAAACCGATGCTGTTAGTACCCGCGACGCGGCCTCCGACGTGTTGCGCACGGAGGGGCATTTTGTGCCGCGCTACGGCCAGTGGCAAAGCACGGTGGTACGGCTGGGTGGCCTCTTCGGGCCGGGCCGGCCACCGGGGCGCTTTCTGGCGGGCCGGCGCAACCTGCCACAGGGCGACGCCCCCACCAACCTGCTGCACCTGACCGATGCGGTGGGCGTACTCAGCACTATCATTAGCCAGAATATTTGGGGGCACACACTCAACGTGTGCGCGCAGTCGCACCCGTTGCGGCGCGACTTCTACCCTGCTGCCGCTATTTCTCTAGAATTGGAGTCGCCAACATTTTTGCCTGAAAATCAAGGCGGCAAACTCATTGATTCGAGCCGCTTGCGCGGGCTAGTACCCTACCCGTTCGTGCACGACGACGTGCTGGCCGCACTACCATACTGCTAA
- a CDS encoding YkvA family protein, protein MSSLTKRGLRISKNAVFSLFINRATKLLGRPFKIITILNETADKLKSEESKDNKFKQLFDVALTLVRLVRAYATGEYRAIETNTIISGLAVLLYVLSPIDLVPDFIPVVGFLDDLSLVSWFLSKFQGELIRFREWEQRTAQLTASALARGDQSLPPVAELGHS, encoded by the coding sequence ATGTCATCCCTTACAAAACGTGGCCTCCGAATTTCTAAAAACGCCGTTTTTAGCCTTTTTATAAATCGTGCGACTAAACTATTAGGCCGCCCCTTTAAAATTATTACCATCCTTAATGAAACGGCTGACAAACTAAAGAGCGAGGAGAGCAAGGATAATAAGTTTAAGCAGTTATTTGACGTCGCGCTTACGTTGGTGCGCTTGGTTCGGGCTTACGCCACCGGTGAATATCGGGCGATTGAAACCAATACCATTATTTCTGGCTTAGCTGTATTGCTGTACGTCCTCTCGCCAATCGACCTTGTGCCTGACTTTATTCCGGTGGTTGGTTTTTTAGATGATTTGAGCTTAGTGAGTTGGTTTTTGAGTAAATTTCAGGGAGAGCTTATTCGCTTTCGAGAGTGGGAGCAGCGTACGGCCCAGTTAACCGCGTCGGCCCTAGCGCGTGGCGACCAGTCCCTACCCCCCGTCGCGGAGCTAGGTCATTCATAG
- a CDS encoding PA2169 family four-helix-bundle protein — MEAKATQTLLNELIETLKDGQKGYADAMVDVKDAHLKDLFKKYSAQRASYVTELEDQMFKLDLKPDTNEGSSITGTIHHAWIDLKAAVTGHDNHAILAECERGEDVAKKAYEVAGKAQDLPSALKSIIEKQAQGVKAAHDEIRGLRDSSK, encoded by the coding sequence ATGGAAGCCAAAGCCACGCAAACCCTGCTCAACGAACTCATCGAAACCCTGAAGGATGGCCAGAAAGGCTACGCCGACGCGATGGTGGACGTGAAAGACGCACACCTCAAGGACCTGTTCAAGAAGTACTCTGCCCAGCGTGCCAGTTACGTCACGGAGCTAGAAGACCAGATGTTCAAGTTGGACCTTAAGCCCGATACCAACGAGGGCTCTTCCATCACGGGTACCATTCACCACGCCTGGATTGATTTGAAAGCCGCCGTAACCGGCCACGACAACCACGCTATCCTGGCCGAGTGCGAGCGCGGCGAAGACGTAGCCAAAAAGGCTTACGAAGTAGCTGGTAAGGCGCAGGACTTACCTAGTGCTCTTAAGTCAATTATTGAAAAGCAAGCCCAGGGTGTAAAAGCCGCCCACGACGAGATTCGCGGCCTGCGCGATTCGTCCAAATAG
- a CDS encoding acyl-CoA thioesterase, with protein sequence MDTPAAPTHAYAHVFTVEASDIDQLGHANNVAYVRWVQEVAAAHWHHFFPPTEALPPQVWVIQEHRVRYLRSAYAGDELRAYTWVADVKGASSKRLTRIERVADGQLLCAAETQWVLLDAGSGRPVRVPGEWAELLLSG encoded by the coding sequence ATGGACACGCCCGCGGCCCCTACCCACGCTTACGCTCACGTCTTTACCGTCGAGGCTAGTGACATCGACCAGCTCGGCCACGCCAACAACGTGGCCTACGTGCGCTGGGTGCAGGAAGTGGCCGCCGCCCACTGGCACCACTTCTTCCCGCCCACTGAGGCCCTACCCCCCCAGGTGTGGGTAATCCAGGAGCACCGCGTGCGCTATCTACGCTCGGCCTACGCCGGCGACGAGCTGCGCGCCTACACCTGGGTAGCCGACGTGAAGGGAGCCAGCTCCAAGCGCCTCACCCGCATCGAGCGCGTGGCCGACGGGCAGCTGCTGTGCGCCGCCGAAACGCAGTGGGTGTTGCTGGATGCGGGAAGTGGCCGGCCGGTGCGGGTGCCGGGGGAATGGGCGGAATTGTTGCTGTCTGGTTAA